Proteins encoded by one window of Candidatus Cloacimonadota bacterium:
- a CDS encoding RNA-binding protein codes for MRIDQLLNKLCLVKTRSIAKKACDKNLVKINGKTAKASANVLAEDEIEYSLYSYRNILKIIKIPKGNVSKNNAPEYYEFLEREKLDLE; via the coding sequence ATGAGAATAGATCAGCTTTTAAATAAACTCTGCCTTGTGAAAACTCGCAGTATTGCCAAAAAAGCCTGCGACAAAAACCTGGTGAAGATCAATGGAAAAACAGCAAAAGCAAGTGCCAATGTTTTAGCTGAAGATGAGATTGAATATTCTTTATACAGTTATCGAAATATTTTAAAGATTATAAAAATTCCCAAAGGAAACGTATCAAAAAATAATGCTCCAGAATATTATGAATTTCTGGAACGAGAGAAGTTGGATCTGGAATAA